One Terriglobia bacterium genomic window, GCGTCCCGATCGGACTCCAGTGCGGTAACCGGGCATTGTGAAGGTGACCACTTCGGCCATCGGAAACCTACCGACATCACAATTTTGGTGCGCTTGAGTGCGAAGACGGCGCATGAGACTGTGGTGAGGCTTTTTGCTTTTTCCATGCTTTGATGTAAGATCAGGCAATTTTGCGAGGAGGAGATCGCCGATGAGGCTGGACGAATTCGAAATGGAGCGCCTGCAGTCCACCTGGGAGAATCGGGTGAAATTCAATCTCTCAGAGAGCAGCGTTCACCCCATGTCTCCGCGGGAATTGGTCACCGATCCGGACTATCTGGAGCGGCTCATGGACACGCCGCTGATCTACAACCAGAGCAACGGGACGGACGAACTGCGCTCGACCATCGCGGCCCACTATCCCGGAGCCACGCTGGATCATGTCGAGGTCACCAATGGCGGCAGCGAGGCAAATTTCGTCTCGGTTTTTGCCATGCTGGCGCCCGGCGATGAAGTCGTCATCCTCCTCCCCAATTATCAGCAGATCCTGGGCATGGTCCGCAGCTTCGGAATGGCGGTGAAACAAGTCAACCTGCATGAAGATCGCGACTGGGCACCCGACCTCGCCGAAGTTGAGGCCGCGGTGTCGCCGCGCACCCGCATGATTATTGTGTGCAATCCCAACAATCCCACCGGCGCAATTCTGACTGCCATGGAGATGGACGCGATCGTGCGCATCGCAGCCCGAAGTGGAGCCTGGATCCTCTGCGATGAGATTTACCAGGGCTCGGAAAGAGATGGCCGGATGACGCCGACCTTCTGGGGAAAGTACGATCGGGTCATCATCACGAACGGCCTGTCGAAAGCCTACGGACTGCCAGGCCTGCGCATCGGCTGGATTGTCGCTCCGAAAGACATCATCGCAAAGACCTGGTCTTATCACGATTACACCACCATCGCGCCCGGCACGCTCAGCGACTGCCTGGCTCGCATCGCTCTCTCCCCGGAAGGGCGCATCCGTTGCCTGGAGCGCACTCGCAACATCTGTCGCCAGAATTTCCCGCTGTTCCGTTCGTGGATGAACAGCCACGGCTCCCTGTTCCGCATGGTTGAGCCCAAGGCTGGCGCCATTGCCTACGTGCGCTACGATCTCCGGGTCAATTCCAGCGTGCTCGTCGACCGCCTGCTCAAGCAGAAGAGCGTGCTGGTGGTACCCGGCGATCACTTCGGCATGGATCACTATCTGCGCATCGGCTACGGTCCGCCGCCGGAGTATCTCCGGGAGGGGCTTGAGCGTGTGCGCGATGTCATTTCTGACCTGAAAGAGAAAGAATGATTTGAGGGACAGTCCCGAATGGCGCTTAAAAAAAAGTGATTTGAGGGACAGTCCCGAATGGCGCTTAAAAAAGGGTGATTGGAATCGTCTTGAGCGTACCAGGAGCAAGGGCTTAAGCCCCGAAAGGGGCGTCCGCAGTCCGCAGCCCAGGGCGTGAGCCCTGGGAATGGAGGGCCATTAACAAAGAGAGCCCTGCAAGGGCGATGCAAGGTCCCTGCAATCGGGGCATTGCAGGCGTTTCTGCATCGCCCTTACAGGGCTCGTCGATCATTTGCGTCTTATCCCAGGGCTTGCGCCCTGGGCTGAAAACTACGGCCGCCCTTTCAGGGCTTGCGGACGCCAACCGCTGCGGACGCTAACGGTTGCGGACGCTGACGGTTGCGGACGCTGACGGTTGCGGACACCAACGGCTGCGGGGATTGTAGCAACCGATGGCTCGCCGGAATGGCTGAGCCCGCCAGGGTCGCACCCTATTTACTTAAAGGGCCTATCCAGGTGACTCAGGTTCGGTTCTGTAATTGCGCGTCAGTCGGCCCTGAGTGGGCCCGCAGACGCAGGACTGGTGGTCTGTGCCATACCGACGCTGCTTTGATGCCCAGGAGCCTCTGAGTGCGATTCTCGCGCCAACCTGGAGCGCATTGGACCGAGATGGCTACCTGAGTCAAATGGATAGGCCCTTTACTTAATTAAGCGCCAGTCGGGACAGCAAGCGATGTCCCAAACTTTTGGGGAAACGGTCCTTGTGAAAGCCGTCCCTTCAGTTCGGGGACAGAGGCGACTATCCCTGAAGTTCCGGATGAGGTGTGATGACTGAGGAATTGCTGCAGATCAACCTCGCGTTTCTTGGTTTCGGCTCGGTCGGGCGCGCATTCATGCGCCTGTTGCTGCACCGCCGCGCCTGGCTGCATCGGGAGTTTGGCCTGGAATGGAAGGTCACCGGTATCGCCACACGGAACCATGGCATGGCCATCGATCACAATGGTCTGCCCGCGCAGAAGATGCTGCGCTCCTGGAAGCGCGAATTCAGCCTCGACCGCTATCATGACGGCCCCGCCTGCTCCTCCAACACGGACTTCGTCCGCCAGTGCGGAGCGGACGTGCTCTTTGAAACGAGTGTGTTCGATCTCAGCGGCGAGCCTGCCGCAACCTACATCCGGGAAGCGTTGCAGGCCGGTCTGCATGTGGTGACTGCAAACAAGGGGCCCGTGGCGACGCACTTCCGCCCCCTGACCCGCCTTGCGCGCCAGCGCGGCGTCGGTTTCCTGTACGAGGGGACGGTGCTGGACGGAGCGCCCGTCTTCAACCTGGTCCGGCAGACGCTGCCATCAACCCGCATTCGCTCACTCCATGGAATTCTGAACAGCGCTACGAACTATATCCTCACCCAGTTGGAGCAGGGCGCCTCCTTCGAAGGGGCGCTGAGCTATGTCCAGAAGCAGGGGATTGCCGAAGCCGATCCAGCGCTTGACATCGAAGGCTGGGATGCGGCGGCAAAACTGTCAATCCTCATCCAGGCCCTGATGGGTGGGACCGCCAAGCCGGAGGACATCCGGAGAGAGGGGATTTCGGAGAGCACCGGGAAGCTGGTGCGGGCCGCTGTGCGCAGGGACAGGCGCATCCGCCTGGTTGCCAGGGCGTATCGAAAAGGCGGGAAAATCATCGGCAAGGTGGCGCCGGAAGAGTTGGAGATTTTCGATCCGCTGGCTGCGATTCGAGGCCTGAGCAACATCCTGATCCTCAACACGGATACCATGCGGGAACTGGCCATCGTCGAAAACAACCCAACCGTCGAACAGACCGCTTTCGCTCTCTTCGCCGACCTGGTGACCCTGCTTCATCGCCCTCGATAGCAGACTTCCGAAATCCGACCTCAGACCAGAAGCATCAAGCTGGTCTGGGACCGGGAAGATAGGGGTGCACGGGTTTCGGCCGGGGCTTGGATCCAAAATCCGCAATCCAAAATCCAAAATAGATCAGATGCCCCAGGCGCCGCTCAGGTGGATGTTGGTCCCATTGATGTAGCGGGCTTCTTCCGACAGCAGAAAGCATACGATCGAGACTGCATCCCGGGGGCTGCCGACATAGCCGGCTGGGATGTTCTTGGTCAGCTGCGCGAACTCCTGCTGCGGTGGGCTGTCGGTCTGGATGAACCCGGGCGAAATCGAGTTCACGGTGATGCCGTGCGGCGCCAGAATCTTGGCGAGCGACCGCGTCAAGATGAGTACGCCCACCTTGGCGATATAGTGCGCCGTAATGAAGGGCTGGCCGACAAGCTGATCGGCTTTGGCGATGCTGAAGTTGATGATGCGGCCCCAGTTCCGCCCGATCATGCCGGGCGCCGCGGTGCGGCTGAGATAAAACACCGTATGGAGGTTGTCGTTGAACATGGAGTGCCATCCCTCGATGCTCTCCTCGAGCACGGGTGTGCGGTGATAGGAGCCGGCACAATTGACAAGGGCGTCGATCCGGCCGAACTCCGACTCGGCCCGCCGCACCAGTTCCTCAGCCGAGGCGGGATCGGATGCGTCGGCCTGCAGGGCCAGGGCGTGGCCCCCCATACCCTTCAGTTCGGCCTCGAGAGACCTGGCCTGCTCTTCACTCGTTCGATAGGATGCTGCCACCGCCCAGCCGCGCTCCACAAGGGCAGTGGCTACGGCGCGGCCAATGCCGCGCGCCCCACCGGTGATCAGAGCCACTCGTTCTTCCATACCAGCACCTTCTTTCCCTCAACAAACCGCACAACACACCAAGCAGGCTGCGGCAGTGCCTGTTTCCCTTGATGAGCAGGTAGATGTTATCAGGGATGCGGGGATAACCTTAACGAAATCGGAGCCCCTATTTTTCTGCATCTTCCGCAATCTCTGCGGTAATATAGCCCCGGTGACTTGCTCGATGGTCATGGAGGATGACTCGAGATGCGTGCGATCCTACTGTTTTTGTCCCACCGCGAATCCTTCAAGAACTTCATGCTGCGTTTCAAGATCTTCCGGAAGACAGCATGGCGCTTTGTCGCGGGCGAGACGATTGATGACGCGATTCGCGCGGCACGCGAGGCGAACCTCCAAGGGATCAGAGCCACGTTGGACCTGCTCGGCGAGAATACGCTCTCACAGGAAGACGCCCTGAGAAGCACCGGGGAGATCATCGGCTTGCTCGATCGGATCTATACCGAGAAGGTCGACTGTAATGTCTCCGTCAAGCTGACGCAGCTCGGCCTTGATCTCGGCACCGATTTTTGCCGGCAAAACCTGATCGGGATCCTGCGGCGCGCGGCCGAACTGGGCAACTTCGTCCGCGTCGACATGGAGGACAGCAACTACACGCAGCGCACCCTCGACATCGTGCTTCAGGCTCACCGAGAGACCGCAAATGTGGGTACAGTGATCCAGGCCTACCTTTATCGGAGCGAAGATGACGTACGCAGGTTGATCGAGAACGGAGTCGAGATCCGCTTGTGCAAAGGCGCCTACCTGGAGCCGGCGACCGTGGCCTTCCGGAAGAAACGCGACACCGATGCGAACTATGTGAGGCTGATGAAGCTGTTGCTGGCAAGCGGCCTCCGCCACGGCATCGCCACGCATGATGAAGCCATGATCGACGCCACCCGGCAGTTCGCGCGAGAGAAAAACATTCCCAAGGACCATTTCGAATTACAAATGCTTTTCGGAATCCGCCGCGACCTGCAGCAGCAACTTGCGCTGCAGGGTTACAACATGCGGGTCTATATTCCCTACGGTGTGCGCTGGTACCCTTACTACATGCGGCGTCTGGCCGAGCGCCCCGCCAACCTGCTCTTTATAGCCCGCAATCTCCTCA contains:
- a CDS encoding SDR family oxidoreductase, with product MEERVALITGGARGIGRAVATALVERGWAVAASYRTSEEQARSLEAELKGMGGHALALQADASDPASAEELVRRAESEFGRIDALVNCAGSYHRTPVLEESIEGWHSMFNDNLHTVFYLSRTAAPGMIGRNWGRIINFSIAKADQLVGQPFITAHYIAKVGVLILTRSLAKILAPHGITVNSISPGFIQTDSPPQQEFAQLTKNIPAGYVGSPRDAVSIVCFLLSEEARYINGTNIHLSGAWGI
- a CDS encoding homoserine dehydrogenase, giving the protein MTEELLQINLAFLGFGSVGRAFMRLLLHRRAWLHREFGLEWKVTGIATRNHGMAIDHNGLPAQKMLRSWKREFSLDRYHDGPACSSNTDFVRQCGADVLFETSVFDLSGEPAATYIREALQAGLHVVTANKGPVATHFRPLTRLARQRGVGFLYEGTVLDGAPVFNLVRQTLPSTRIRSLHGILNSATNYILTQLEQGASFEGALSYVQKQGIAEADPALDIEGWDAAAKLSILIQALMGGTAKPEDIRREGISESTGKLVRAAVRRDRRIRLVARAYRKGGKIIGKVAPEELEIFDPLAAIRGLSNILILNTDTMRELAIVENNPTVEQTAFALFADLVTLLHRPR
- a CDS encoding aminotransferase class I/II-fold pyridoxal phosphate-dependent enzyme, which encodes MRLDEFEMERLQSTWENRVKFNLSESSVHPMSPRELVTDPDYLERLMDTPLIYNQSNGTDELRSTIAAHYPGATLDHVEVTNGGSEANFVSVFAMLAPGDEVVILLPNYQQILGMVRSFGMAVKQVNLHEDRDWAPDLAEVEAAVSPRTRMIIVCNPNNPTGAILTAMEMDAIVRIAARSGAWILCDEIYQGSERDGRMTPTFWGKYDRVIITNGLSKAYGLPGLRIGWIVAPKDIIAKTWSYHDYTTIAPGTLSDCLARIALSPEGRIRCLERTRNICRQNFPLFRSWMNSHGSLFRMVEPKAGAIAYVRYDLRVNSSVLVDRLLKQKSVLVVPGDHFGMDHYLRIGYGPPPEYLREGLERVRDVISDLKEKE
- a CDS encoding proline dehydrogenase family protein codes for the protein MRAILLFLSHRESFKNFMLRFKIFRKTAWRFVAGETIDDAIRAAREANLQGIRATLDLLGENTLSQEDALRSTGEIIGLLDRIYTEKVDCNVSVKLTQLGLDLGTDFCRQNLIGILRRAAELGNFVRVDMEDSNYTQRTLDIVLQAHRETANVGTVIQAYLYRSEDDVRRLIENGVEIRLCKGAYLEPATVAFRKKRDTDANYVRLMKLLLASGLRHGIATHDEAMIDATRQFAREKNIPKDHFELQMLFGIRRDLQQQLALQGYNMRVYIPYGVRWYPYYMRRLAERPANLLFIARNLLRQ